The Myripristis murdjan chromosome 4, fMyrMur1.1, whole genome shotgun sequence region cataattacAAATCGCAGTAATTGTAGAATCGCAATACATGTCAAATTGGCACTCAAGTATTGTGATAGTATCGAATTGGGAGATAAGAGTATCATCCGAGGCATAATGTTTTTATAGTTATTGGTGATTTATCCTGCATTGAAGCTGTTGCCTTAACAAAATGACCCAATGctgtgaataaagaaaaaaaagaaagcaatatACCATCTGCGTTAAAAGGCTATTTTTATGCTGCTGACATTTAACACCCAAAGATTGGTTAAGCCTATTTCCGACTCCCAGCTATGCTACTACAGCATAAAGAGAGCAAAAAAGGCCAGTAGTTCAattagttttcagttttgtcttaAAAGACAGTTCAgtaaatattttctctttgggTAGATTGCTACAAAATTTAGTGGCACTAATTACAAGTGCTTGAccagataaataaacacaagtgATACATCATTGTGTTCTTGACCATCTTGGAATGTCCACTGTTTCTGTCAGGAGGGTTGAGCCAGCGTTTGCCCAATGCCAGTGCACTGGGGAAGATTTTCACCGCCTTGCCCTTGGGCGACCCTCTCTACCAGATGCTGGAGCTCAAACTCGCCATGTACGTGGATTTTCCCTCCCACATGAAGCCCGGCGTGCTGGTGACCTGTGCAGATGACATAGAGACCTTCAGTATCGCTGAGGCTGAGAGTATCAGGTTCGACAAACCTGGCTTCACTGCTTTAGCCCATCCCTCCCCGCTCGCCATTGGAACAACCCACGGGGTGTTTGTGCTGGAGCCGCATGAAAAGTCTGGATCCTCGGAAATGGAATACATTTCCTGCCTTCAGTTCCTGCACAAGCCAAGCATTGATAAGATGCGAGACAGTGGTGCTGTTTGCAAGAGGCACAATGGTTGTTTTGCTTTGACTGATGCTGAATTTGTCTACACAGACAGTACCTATTATGTGGACTATGTCACTGCAGTGTCTCTTGTTGGTCTGCTGGAAAAGATCGGACCTTTGGAATGTGAGATAGATGCCTACGGAGACTTTCTCCAAGCACTGGGCCCCAAAGCCACGATAGAGTACACAAGTAACACAGCTAATGTCACTAAAGAGGAGAGCAGTCTGGTGGAAATCCGCCAGAAGATCTTCAATCATCTCAGAGGAACTCCCCTTAATGTCATTGCCCTCAACAACTCCCAGTTCTATCACATTGGAACCACGTCAGAATATCTGTATCATCTCACTGAGGACGCTGAGCTTAGAAGTGAGCtcggcctcctctcctctgccttcagcGTATTCGCGAATGAAACCTCCGAGGGTTCCACCGTCTGCTGCGTTATGTGCAGCGTCCTTGATCCCAGCTGCTCTGTGGCCCCTCGCTCAGTGGTGGAGTACTCCCGGCTGGAAGCAGGAGTTAAGGTAGGCAGGAGCTCCATCCTCAGTGGCTGCTGGGTCGGCCCGGGCCTCTCGGTGCCCGACGGGGTCTTCATGCACTCGCTCTGTGTGAACCACCAGGACAAAACCGGGTTTGTAACCGTCGTCTTCGGTATTGACGACAACCTGAAGCACAGCGTCGAGACTCCTGCGCACATGGAGGGGCTGAAGCTTTTTGGTGTCAGCCTCGTGGAGTGTCTCGTCCACTGGGGGCTGAGCAAAGAAATCCTGAGGTTCTCTGGTGACACGTCCAGCTGTAGCTTGTGGAAcgcctgtgtgtttcctgtgtgctCTGACCAACAGAGCTCATTCTCAACGTCTCTGGAGATGCTGCAGGCCGTCCAGAGCGGCTCTACACTCACTCTTCCCAAGGACACAAAGCTGATGTCTATGCATGAGTGTTTGCAGTGTAAGAACCTAGACGAGATGCTTAAGTTCAGGAAGGGACAATACAATGACATCATGCAAAGGAAATCAAACAATTGAATGCAACCATGTTTGATTGAGTTTTATGCTGTAATTGAATTTGCACAGTGAAGTTGGTGGTACCATGGGTCATTTGAGATTTGACAACAATCAGAACTCTCTTTTGCCAGCAGTATAAAGATCTGATATTTGACAATGTACTGTATTCTAGATTTtgctatgtgtttttttgtgccattttaTGCCATTGCCAGTTCATCCATAAATTTGAAATTGACTCTAAATCGCCGATCTGAAGTGATTCAACCTTTTCCTTTTTAACTCATCCACACCAGTTATTGTAGCATTTAAGTGGCGCTGTGCTTTCAGCAATCTTTTATTCAGGACAAGAAGATAAACCCTTGAAACCACAACATCAGAAATAGAGCCTACCCACAGCCTTACAGACATCAGCTTAGTCCAGAATGACTCTCTAGCTTTCCAGCAGCCtgtagtttttaaaaatgtgttattattatttttatatgtgaAATGTCTTCCATAAGAGCTCCATCATCTTCACTATAGCCATTCAATGCTTTGGGAATGATCGATGAATCAAGTTATTTTACTTCAGTGCATACTCATTAATCATTTTTTCAATCACTCCATGATTAGCTAAACACAGTTTGGCTTGGAAAATGCCAAAGTACTGCACAGTTtcttcactgtcactttgtcaaCTGGACTGTGCCGCATCATGAGTTAAAACGGGCTCATTGTTTTGGTCAGCAACAGGGCAATGCAGGGCAGCGATCAcctgctttctgtttttattaataaagatCAGCGTCTCTGCTTGttcacgcagacacacacacatgtgcgcccCCATGCACACAGGCGTGCTTGTGTTCAAAGGCAGATCAGTTGTCACAGTTGTGAGGCATTCCACTCAAAGATGGTTATTTTTAGCCCACAGCCATGATCCCTTTATCTGGTCCCATGCAATTGTGGCAGAGTGAGAGATTGTATTACTGCTTTACTCAAGTTGACCAAACTATACAACATCTATAGAAGGAAGAGGAGCTTCTCAATGGGAAATTACAAATCAAGACCGACTCAGACATGCACAGGTAATAGCTTGGTGTCTTTGTGATTGGGTGacagtgttttcacatgtaTCCCGGGAGCTGTCAGCAAGCTTTGCATCGATGAGGAAAAGCCTGGAGGGATGGGCATTACTTTTGGCTTCCGGCATTCTCCATCACCCATACTTATTATTTAAACAGGCTTTTTAAAAAGTAGTGACTACTAATGCCAGATAGGACTGCTTAGGtataatgcaatgcaaaataTTGCGCATTTTTCTGAATTGTTTACTTACAGTGGAATGGCATGAATCATGTGAACATATATAATTCTGCATATCAGCAATAATGGAAAAGTTATTTTGCTTCACCCTGATGCTGGGGCTGCGAAGATGAGTGGAAGAAGAAGGTGAGCGAGTCGTACTCCGTGATCATTGAGAAGCTGGAGGATGATCTACGGATCAAAGACACTGAACTTGTGGAactcaaacatgttttcaggtgacaaaacacacacaagtctttgctgtgttTCCAAAAGTGGAATTCAGTCCAATTCATGTGTAATCATTGCATAAAATACGATTAATAGAGCAAAGTGTGTTCATTTGCCTGTATTCTGCCCACTTCACTTATGTTTGGGTGCCACATGGTTTTGAATTGTCACAATCAgatgatgttgattttttttttttttatttcatggcGTAGCTCCGATGAGGCTTTTCAAAAGGTGAACTTGAGCTACCGAACAGAGAGCGGGCTGTCCCTGCTgcatctctgctgtgtgtgtgaaggtatgCACAGCCACTAAGCTTCTATTAATAACCTCACCAAAACATAACAGTGGAAGGACGGATTAGATTGGA contains the following coding sequences:
- the tnni3k gene encoding serine/threonine-protein kinase TNNI3K isoform X1 codes for the protein MRRECLRKLQIATREKLRKFNSLRGAEVRPGEFWDVVVVTAVDESQREAYELQVKEKVDRKELPLGIQYKVFSDPPGPKIGNGGSTLYALQRLIDTYGTALSRFRVILIHAGGLSQRLPNASALGKIFTALPLGDPLYQMLELKLAMYVDFPSHMKPGVLVTCADDIETFSIAEAESIRFDKPGFTALAHPSPLAIGTTHGVFVLEPHEKSGSSEMEYISCLQFLHKPSIDKMRDSGAVCKRHNGCFALTDAEFVYTDSTYYVDYVTAVSLVGLLEKIGPLECEIDAYGDFLQALGPKATIEYTSNTANVTKEESSLVEIRQKIFNHLRGTPLNVIALNNSQFYHIGTTSEYLYHLTEDAELRSELGLLSSAFSVFANETSEGSTVCCVMCSVLDPSCSVAPRSVVEYSRLEAGVKVGRSSILSGCWVGPGLSVPDGVFMHSLCVNHQDKTGFVTVVFGIDDNLKHSVETPAHMEGLKLFGVSLVECLVHWGLSKEILRFSGDTSSCSLWNACVFPVCSDQQSSFSTSLEMLQAVQSGSTLTLPKDTKLMSMHECLQCKNLDEMLKFRKGQYNDIMQRKSNN